Proteins from a genomic interval of Zingiber officinale cultivar Zhangliang chromosome 1B, Zo_v1.1, whole genome shotgun sequence:
- the LOC122056086 gene encoding mediator of RNA polymerase II transcription subunit 20a-like encodes MPVKWLMNWLPKYGSEITNPLLAEVILCLEGFGSITKVGNWLHRITIYRAIDRKGAYVSDASASSRKLGHKFLGIAFHDHPSVYFFVIPLPRHLTVLEADANIQILMSQLGSFKHSSVRYFQGFQYRLGDFQLKVGKCFRSAPENFWGIVLEIEYLPLSSMEVCRPIMKEFFGILQEEFSKMSVPGHLINIEAHFERFGLRDYYTAQHTALQYSACLFQLGVALRGGKKHDLIISDCLLRRS; translated from the exons ATGCCGGTGAAATG GTTGATGAACTGGCTGCCGAAATATGGCTCTGAGATTACCAATCCGCTACTGGCGGAGGTTATCCTGTGCTTGGAGGGCTTCGGCAGCATCACCAAAGTTGGGAACTGGCTGCACCGGATCACTATCTACCGTGCCATCGACCGTAAAGGCGCATATGTCTCCGATGCCAGCGCCTCGTCCAGAAAACTAGGTCACAAATTTTTGGGCATCGCCTTCCATGATCACCCCTCGGTCTACTTCTTCGTCATCCCACTCCCACGCCACTTGACCGTTCTCGAGGCGGACGCAAACATCCAAATCCTCATGAGCCAACTCGGATCGTTCAAGCATTCGAGTGTCAGATACTTCCAG GGTTTCCAGTATCGACTAGGAGACTTTCAGCTGAAGGTGGGTAAATGTTTTCGATCAGCGCCTGAAAATTTCTGGGGTATTGTTTTGGAG ATAGAGTACCTTCCTCTATCATCGATGGAGGTTTGCAGGCCAATCATGAAAGAATTCTTTGGAATATTGCAAGAAGAATTCTCCAAGATGTCTGTGCCAGGCCATTTGATTAACATTGAGGCGCACTTTGAGCGCTTTGGTCTCCGGGATTACTATACTGCTCAGCACACTGCTCTTCAGTATTCGGCATGCCTATTTCAACTCGGGGTCGCCTTACGTGGTGGAAAGAAACACGATCTGATTATTTCGGACTGCTTGCTTCGAAGATCATAG